The following coding sequences are from one Microbacterium sp. SORGH_AS_0969 window:
- a CDS encoding ABC transporter substrate-binding protein produces MQRSTLLRATAATGAFAIALTLTSCAGSAAEQAAPATDMPIGSVDLSADCPSTIVVQTDWNPEAEHGHLYEMIKDDYTIDANTKSVTGPLMADGEYTGVNLEIRAGGPAIGFQTVSAQMYQDDKITLGYVSTDEAIQLSATTPTKAVMAPLDISPTMVMWDPATYPDVKTIQDVAPALEKNGGVWRYFDGSAYIEYLKSAGLANASILDGSYDGTPSNFVAAGGKDMQQGFASAEPYVYQNEVSAWGKPVKFALIHDAGWQTYQSSMSVKKDDFDKLSPCLSKLVPVLQKAGVAYYKDPKAANDLILKLVDEYATGWTYTQGVADYSVKTQVDLGLVGNGTDSTYGNFDDARFADFYTKAAKVYTDLGTPPASGETAKDLYTNEFIDTSISF; encoded by the coding sequence ATGCAGCGCTCCACCCTTCTTCGCGCCACCGCCGCCACCGGTGCCTTCGCGATCGCCCTCACGCTCACCTCGTGCGCCGGGAGCGCCGCGGAGCAGGCGGCGCCGGCGACCGACATGCCCATCGGCTCGGTCGACCTCTCGGCCGACTGCCCCTCGACGATCGTGGTCCAGACCGACTGGAACCCCGAGGCCGAGCACGGTCACCTCTACGAGATGATCAAGGACGATTACACGATCGACGCGAACACCAAGTCGGTCACCGGCCCCCTCATGGCCGACGGCGAGTACACCGGCGTCAACCTCGAGATCCGCGCCGGTGGCCCCGCGATCGGCTTCCAGACCGTCTCGGCGCAGATGTACCAGGACGACAAGATCACCCTCGGTTACGTCAGCACGGACGAGGCCATCCAGCTCTCGGCGACCACCCCCACCAAGGCCGTCATGGCGCCGCTCGACATCAGCCCGACCATGGTCATGTGGGACCCCGCGACCTACCCCGACGTCAAGACCATCCAAGACGTCGCTCCGGCGCTCGAGAAGAACGGCGGCGTGTGGCGCTACTTCGACGGCTCCGCGTACATCGAGTACCTCAAGAGCGCGGGCCTGGCCAACGCCTCGATCCTCGACGGCTCGTACGACGGCACCCCGTCGAACTTCGTCGCCGCCGGCGGCAAGGACATGCAGCAGGGCTTCGCCTCGGCTGAGCCGTACGTGTACCAGAACGAGGTCTCGGCCTGGGGCAAGCCCGTGAAGTTCGCCCTGATCCACGACGCGGGATGGCAGACCTACCAGTCGTCGATGTCGGTGAAGAAGGACGACTTCGACAAGCTGTCACCGTGCCTCTCGAAGCTCGTCCCCGTTCTCCAGAAGGCGGGCGTCGCGTACTACAAGGACCCGAAGGCCGCGAACGACCTCATCCTCAAGCTCGTCGACGAGTACGCCACCGGCTGGACCTACACGCAGGGCGTCGCCGACTACTCGGTGAAGACGCAGGTCGACCTCGGCCTGGTCGGCAACGGCACCGACTCCACCTACGGCAACTTCGACGACGCCCGCTTCGCGGACTTCTACACGAAGGCTGCGAAGGTCTACACCGACCTCGGCACCCCGCCGGCGTCGGGTGAGACCGCGAAGGACCTCTACACGAACGAGTTCATCGACACCTCGATCTCGTTCTGA
- a CDS encoding FAD-binding oxidoreductase — protein sequence MSDTATRVLSLEDELLDLLGPAAVSTEPRVRERASVDGSPMSPIIAAQLPLGLADLVVFAADAEQIATAVAAASRHGVPITVRGKGTGNYGQAIPMQGGLVIDTTRAKAIVEVGDGFITAEAGTPMVLLEQAAWASGQALWMYPSTAQSTIGGFLSGGSGGTGSIAYGSNDRGFVAALDVVHADGSAEIHHVEGDEAQKYVHNYGTAGVIVRATVRLEPLREWRGLWASFPDFSGTLSVLQTIGNLDPSPRLVSGDGPDISASLPADEAIPEGRSSLRVILDAAQIDTVTAIIEGAGGRVEAVREGPQASIRLSMLSYNHPIEWYQKSQPHEVFHLEVAGMPLSENVEAVEAVFPGGKLHIESTKQHPIGMLAAPYVSEEDVYRGIAALNAIGVGVHNPHQWNVDFNVEQTVETARVTDPNGLLNPGKLNPEYTGARKGAIR from the coding sequence ATGAGCGACACCGCCACCCGCGTCCTCTCCCTCGAGGACGAGCTCCTCGACCTGCTCGGCCCCGCAGCCGTCAGCACCGAACCGCGCGTGCGCGAGCGCGCGAGCGTCGACGGCTCCCCGATGTCGCCGATCATCGCCGCACAGCTCCCGCTCGGGCTGGCCGATCTCGTCGTCTTCGCCGCGGACGCCGAGCAGATCGCCACGGCCGTGGCCGCGGCATCCCGTCACGGGGTCCCGATCACCGTGCGGGGCAAGGGCACGGGCAACTACGGTCAGGCCATTCCGATGCAGGGCGGCCTCGTCATCGACACCACCCGCGCCAAGGCCATCGTCGAGGTCGGCGACGGCTTCATTACCGCCGAGGCGGGCACCCCCATGGTGCTGCTCGAGCAGGCCGCGTGGGCCAGCGGGCAGGCGCTCTGGATGTACCCCTCGACCGCGCAGTCCACCATCGGCGGCTTCCTCTCGGGCGGCTCCGGCGGCACCGGCTCAATCGCCTACGGATCGAACGACCGCGGCTTCGTCGCCGCCCTCGACGTCGTGCACGCCGACGGCAGCGCCGAGATCCACCACGTCGAGGGCGACGAGGCCCAGAAGTACGTGCACAACTACGGCACCGCGGGGGTCATCGTCCGCGCGACCGTCCGCCTCGAGCCGCTGCGCGAGTGGCGCGGGCTCTGGGCGAGCTTCCCCGACTTCTCGGGCACCCTGTCGGTGCTGCAGACCATCGGCAACCTCGACCCCTCGCCGCGCCTCGTGTCGGGCGACGGCCCCGACATCTCGGCATCCCTTCCCGCCGACGAGGCGATCCCCGAGGGCCGGTCGAGTCTTCGCGTGATCCTGGATGCCGCCCAGATCGACACCGTGACCGCGATCATCGAGGGCGCCGGCGGGCGCGTCGAGGCGGTGCGCGAGGGGCCCCAGGCGAGCATCCGCCTGTCGATGCTCAGCTACAACCACCCGATCGAGTGGTACCAGAAGAGCCAGCCGCACGAGGTCTTCCACCTCGAAGTGGCGGGGATGCCGCTGAGCGAGAACGTCGAGGCGGTCGAGGCCGTGTTCCCCGGCGGGAAGCTCCACATCGAGTCGACGAAGCAGCACCCGATCGGCATGCTCGCCGCCCCCTACGTGAGCGAGGAGGACGTGTATCGCGGCATCGCCGCGCTCAACGCGATCGGTGTGGGCGTGCACAACCCCCACCAGTGGAACGTCGACTTCAACGTCGAGCAGACGGTCGAGACCGCGCGCGTGACCGACCCGAACGGCCTGCTGAACCCCGGCAAGCTCAACCCCGAGTACACCGGCGCCCGCAAGGGAGCGATCCGTTGA
- a CDS encoding creatininase family protein yields the protein MSRLLAELSGPAAAEALTEKSIIVLPTGAIEHHGPHLPLATDAIVAEASATAAVARAAAQGLDVWQLPTLSITKSDEHSWAPGTLWLTPETMMQTIVDIGRSLLTTRARTLVFLNGHGGNVALLNVANRELRRRFGLRTFFMPAARVPSFDGTDGGPDEHGTGIHAGHGETSMIMHLRPELVDASKFEATVPAHIGDFRHIGFNGKPVTFGWLSNDFGPTGVLGDPTGANAAHGAQLFEDSVSFVVEALEEISRFDYTA from the coding sequence TTGAGCCGTCTGCTCGCCGAGCTGAGCGGCCCCGCCGCCGCCGAGGCCCTCACCGAGAAGTCGATCATCGTGCTGCCCACGGGCGCGATCGAGCACCACGGTCCGCATCTGCCCCTGGCGACGGATGCCATCGTGGCCGAGGCCTCGGCGACGGCCGCCGTCGCGCGGGCCGCGGCCCAGGGCCTCGACGTCTGGCAGCTGCCGACCCTGTCGATCACGAAGTCGGACGAGCACTCCTGGGCTCCCGGGACGCTGTGGCTCACGCCCGAGACGATGATGCAGACGATCGTCGACATCGGCCGGTCGCTTCTGACCACGCGCGCCCGCACCCTCGTGTTCCTCAACGGGCACGGCGGCAACGTCGCGCTGCTGAACGTCGCGAACCGCGAGCTGCGCCGCCGCTTCGGCCTGCGCACGTTCTTCATGCCCGCCGCGCGCGTGCCCTCGTTCGACGGCACCGACGGCGGCCCCGACGAGCACGGCACCGGCATCCACGCCGGCCACGGCGAGACGAGCATGATCATGCACCTGCGGCCCGAGCTCGTCGACGCGTCGAAATTCGAAGCGACGGTGCCGGCGCACATCGGCGACTTCCGGCACATCGGCTTCAACGGCAAACCCGTGACCTTCGGCTGGCTGTCGAACGACTTCGGTCCCACGGGGGTGCTCGGCGACCCCACGGGGGCGAACGCCGCCCACGGGGCGCAGCTGTTCGAGGACAGCGTGTCGTTCGTCGTCGAAGCCCTCGAGGAGATCAGCCGATTCGACTACACGGCGTGA
- a CDS encoding MFS transporter yields MSAAAETRQGVRAYGQVLRLPGARSFVAAGILARFPRATLSLGIILLVSAVTGSFASAGLVVAPLVGGMAVAAPLWSSRMDRHGQARVILVSLGCLVLAASGFLALVLAGAPFWTWLVAAFVTGASTPDLTSAVRARWTVLAPESQRTAALALETIADQMVFISGPPAITAVAAAIDPAVAMLGSLGLGVVGGVWLASQRGTQPVATPRGPRRGLVLPPAGVIPVAIACIALGGVFGAFDVSLVGWAELSERPWLAGPAFSALAVAIAIGSVITGARAWKLSPAARYIGFAALAAVVAAGLPVAQGSAPVLFGVILLLGLAVSPVMVSGILVASARAPEGRVTETLAYPTAAMSLGVPIGGVIAGAALDATGPATALVTIAVSLALAAAIAAVGEALLRARRR; encoded by the coding sequence GTGAGCGCCGCCGCCGAGACGCGTCAGGGGGTTCGCGCCTACGGGCAGGTGCTGCGCCTGCCCGGGGCGCGGAGCTTCGTCGCCGCGGGCATCCTGGCCCGTTTCCCGCGCGCGACCCTGTCGCTCGGCATCATCCTTCTGGTGTCGGCGGTGACCGGGAGCTTCGCCTCCGCGGGACTCGTCGTCGCGCCGCTGGTCGGCGGCATGGCAGTCGCGGCGCCGCTCTGGTCGTCGCGCATGGATCGGCACGGCCAGGCGCGGGTGATCCTGGTGTCTCTCGGATGCCTCGTGCTCGCGGCATCCGGATTCCTCGCCCTCGTGCTCGCGGGGGCACCGTTCTGGACGTGGCTCGTCGCCGCGTTCGTGACCGGGGCGTCGACTCCCGACCTGACCTCGGCCGTGCGGGCGCGGTGGACGGTCCTGGCGCCCGAGTCGCAGCGGACCGCCGCGCTCGCGCTCGAGACGATCGCCGATCAGATGGTCTTCATCTCCGGTCCGCCCGCGATCACGGCGGTCGCCGCCGCGATCGATCCCGCCGTGGCGATGCTCGGCTCGCTCGGGCTCGGGGTGGTCGGCGGGGTGTGGCTCGCGTCGCAGCGAGGGACGCAGCCCGTCGCGACCCCGCGCGGGCCGCGCCGAGGTCTCGTGCTTCCGCCCGCCGGGGTGATCCCGGTGGCGATCGCGTGCATCGCCCTCGGCGGAGTCTTCGGCGCCTTCGACGTCAGCCTCGTCGGCTGGGCCGAGCTGAGCGAACGGCCGTGGCTCGCGGGCCCGGCGTTCAGCGCCTTGGCGGTGGCCATCGCCATCGGCTCGGTCATCACGGGCGCTCGCGCATGGAAGCTGTCGCCCGCCGCTCGATACATCGGCTTCGCGGCGCTGGCCGCCGTCGTCGCCGCGGGCCTGCCCGTGGCGCAGGGCTCGGCGCCCGTGCTGTTCGGCGTGATCCTGCTGCTGGGCCTCGCGGTGTCGCCGGTGATGGTGTCCGGCATCCTGGTCGCGTCCGCGCGGGCACCCGAGGGGCGTGTGACCGAGACGCTCGCCTACCCGACCGCCGCGATGTCGCTCGGCGTGCCGATCGGCGGGGTGATCGCGGGAGCGGCCCTGGATGCCACGGGCCCGGCGACTGCCCTGGTCACGATCGCGGTGTCGCTGGCTCTCGCGGCGGCGATCGCCGCGGTAGGTGAGGCGTTGTTGCGGGCACGGCGGCGGTAG
- a CDS encoding amidohydrolase family protein: MSLLVTNARLITVPAGTDDPGYIERGYMLVEDGRISAIGAGDPAPDVSADEVLDVDGKFVAPGFVSSHSHLFTSGSRGLGVDQTLYGWCTSMFSVLNNASPDQIYWATLHGSLDFLANGVTTAYNFTDPLLPWEPMVDGKRADGGGQLRDHAWHTRQADGCHDAGLRFVDSIALDATVGTDDEIFARFEASLDHVLAMDPDIALGASIMGQVQWSTRPDAAEIEVAVMDRFGVTNQAHFLETYEAIEHQQTKFQLYKNAGALRPGMMFGHFIQTTPEIIADAAAGGASMSWQPASNGRLASGIAHVPEMLDLGMKVGMGLDDQACTDVADPWQNMRMGMFMQRARTHDPLSMMPERVLRLHTLGGAEIMGVDDRVGSLEVGKFADFVVVDPRTPDIGPLWNPVRSYVLACGTRNLKQVYVGGKLVSQDGVSTNPLAVEASEVLHTQLPALADEFGVIL, encoded by the coding sequence ATGTCGCTCCTGGTCACCAACGCACGCCTCATCACCGTCCCCGCGGGCACCGACGACCCCGGATACATCGAGCGCGGCTACATGCTCGTCGAAGACGGACGCATCTCCGCGATCGGTGCCGGTGACCCTGCCCCGGATGTCTCCGCGGACGAGGTCCTCGACGTCGACGGCAAGTTCGTCGCCCCGGGATTCGTCTCCTCCCACAGCCACCTCTTCACGAGCGGCTCGCGCGGACTCGGCGTCGACCAGACGCTCTACGGCTGGTGCACCTCGATGTTCAGCGTGCTCAACAACGCCTCGCCCGACCAGATCTACTGGGCGACCCTGCACGGTTCGCTCGACTTCCTCGCCAACGGCGTGACCACGGCGTACAACTTCACCGACCCGCTCCTGCCCTGGGAGCCCATGGTCGACGGCAAGCGCGCCGACGGCGGCGGACAGCTTCGCGATCACGCCTGGCACACCCGACAGGCCGACGGATGCCATGACGCCGGGCTCCGCTTCGTCGACTCCATCGCGCTCGACGCCACCGTCGGCACCGACGACGAGATCTTCGCCCGGTTCGAGGCATCCCTCGATCACGTCCTGGCCATGGACCCCGACATCGCGCTCGGCGCGTCGATCATGGGGCAGGTGCAGTGGTCGACTCGGCCGGATGCCGCTGAGATCGAGGTCGCGGTCATGGACCGCTTCGGCGTTACCAACCAGGCGCACTTCCTCGAGACGTACGAGGCGATCGAGCACCAGCAGACGAAGTTCCAGCTGTACAAGAACGCCGGAGCCCTGCGGCCGGGCATGATGTTCGGGCACTTCATCCAGACGACGCCCGAGATCATCGCGGATGCCGCTGCCGGCGGCGCGAGCATGTCGTGGCAGCCCGCGTCGAACGGGCGTCTCGCGTCCGGCATCGCGCATGTGCCCGAGATGCTCGACCTCGGCATGAAGGTCGGCATGGGCCTCGACGACCAGGCCTGCACCGACGTCGCCGACCCGTGGCAGAACATGCGCATGGGCATGTTCATGCAGCGCGCACGCACCCACGACCCGCTGTCGATGATGCCCGAGCGGGTCCTGCGCCTGCACACCCTGGGCGGCGCCGAGATCATGGGCGTCGACGACCGCGTCGGCAGCCTCGAGGTCGGCAAGTTCGCCGACTTCGTGGTGGTCGACCCGCGCACCCCCGACATCGGTCCGCTGTGGAACCCCGTGCGCAGCTACGTGCTCGCGTGCGGCACGCGCAACCTGAAGCAGGTGTACGTCGGGGGCAAGCTCGTGAGTCAGGACGGCGTCTCGACGAACCCGCTCGCGGTCGAGGCATCCGAGGTCCTGCACACGCAGCTGCCCGCCCTGGCTGACGAGTTCGGCGTCATCCTCTAG
- a CDS encoding alpha/beta hydrolase, translating into MIDAVHPAITDPHVRAHLARLAAQAGTIPSGATDADGDDAARIAELRANPSWVRLPDDEVVESRDLDADGLALRLYRPRAGHRGTLVLAHGGGWVAGDLDNNDALCRALAAATGTQVLSVDYRLAPEHPFPAGLDDCERALRFAASGAEGLIDPALLGVAGHSAGGNLAAALALRSREGRAPGIRVQVLLCPVLDAPDPERPSYRAHTENLPLTAKGMQWYWGLYVQDAAGAVPVEAAPLRAAVVDGSAPAVIVAASVDPLSDEAEEYAGRLAASGVPVEFVRRAGVPHLFLVFPSTPARDEVLEAIAPAVRRAFA; encoded by the coding sequence CGCACCTTGCGCGGCTCGCGGCGCAGGCGGGAACCATCCCGTCCGGTGCCACGGATGCCGACGGCGACGACGCCGCGCGCATCGCGGAGCTCCGCGCGAACCCGTCGTGGGTGCGGCTGCCCGACGACGAGGTCGTCGAGTCGCGAGATCTGGATGCCGACGGCCTCGCGCTGCGCCTCTACCGGCCCCGCGCGGGCCACCGCGGGACGCTCGTCCTCGCCCACGGTGGCGGCTGGGTCGCGGGCGACCTCGACAACAACGACGCGCTGTGCCGCGCGCTCGCCGCCGCGACGGGGACCCAGGTGCTGAGCGTCGACTACCGGCTTGCGCCCGAGCATCCCTTCCCAGCCGGGCTCGACGACTGCGAGCGGGCGTTGCGTTTCGCCGCCTCGGGGGCCGAAGGGCTGATCGACCCCGCGCTGCTCGGGGTCGCCGGGCACAGCGCGGGGGGCAACCTCGCCGCCGCGCTCGCCCTGCGCTCGCGCGAGGGTCGGGCTCCCGGCATCCGGGTCCAGGTGCTGCTGTGCCCCGTGCTCGACGCCCCCGACCCCGAGCGCCCCAGCTACCGCGCGCACACCGAGAACCTGCCGCTGACCGCGAAGGGCATGCAGTGGTACTGGGGGCTGTACGTGCAGGATGCCGCGGGCGCGGTGCCCGTCGAGGCGGCGCCGTTGCGCGCCGCCGTCGTCGATGGATCGGCGCCGGCGGTGATCGTCGCGGCGAGCGTCGACCCGCTGTCCGACGAGGCCGAGGAGTACGCCGGGCGGTTGGCGGCATCCGGAGTCCCCGTCGAGTTCGTGCGGCGCGCGGGTGTGCCGCACCTGTTCCTGGTGTTCCCGTCGACGCCCGCGCGCGACGAGGTCCTCGAGGCGATCGCGCCCGCGGTGCGTCGCGCCTTCGCGTGA